Proteins encoded by one window of Haematobia irritans isolate KBUSLIRL chromosome 2, ASM5000362v1, whole genome shotgun sequence:
- the LOC142227318 gene encoding alpha-tocopherol transfer protein-like: MGNPKSLTYDSNNMAVIDLGSAIIRMEPDEPPQWALDIARKELRETPEIAKDAMEKLKKMIEAETYLNLPTDEFYLRMFLRPTHYYPESALNRITHFYHMLLKYGEACRDIIPAKVQHVFNAELLKLLPNRDQHGRRILVLDVGKRWKPSDVSLLDLFRGIQLAVLGAMVEPMSQICGAVVIIDVEGLPMGHIMQFTPHFAAMLLDYIQECICVRLKAVHIVNNSYIFNVLFNIFKPFIREKLRKRIHFHGKDMNSLTKHIDAAVLPAKYGGSATWELPPGKLLGEFFLSYTPDFEKAASYGFKEGYKMKK, from the exons ATGGGAAATCCAAAATCGTTAACCTACGACAGCAACAACATGGCCGTGATTGATTTGGGATCTGCAATAATTCGCATGGAACCCGATGAGCCACCACAATGGGCTTTAGATATTGCCCGTAAGGAATTGAGAGAAACACCAGAAATAGCCAAAGATGCTatggaaaaattaaagaaaatgatTGAAG CTGAAACATATTTGAATTTACCCACAGATGAGTTTTATTTGAGAATGTTTTTGAGGCCTACACATTATTATCCTGAAAGTGCTCTAAATAGG ATCACGCATTTCTACCACATGCTCCTTAAGTATGGCGAGGCTTGCCGTGATATAATACCTGCCAAGGTTCAACATGTCTTCAATGCAGAATTATTGAAACTTCTGCCAAACAGAGATCAACACGGTCGCAGAATTCTTGTTTTGGATGTTGGAA AAAGATGGAAACCTTCGGATGTATCTTTGCTCGATTTATTTAGAGGTATTCAACTGGCTGTCTTGGGTGCTATGGTTGAACCTATGTCACAAATTTGTGGTGCCGTTGTGATTATTGATGTGGAGGGATTACCAATGGGTCATATTATGCAATTCACTCCTCATTTCGCCGCTATGTTATTAGATTATATACAG GAATGCATATGCGTCCGTTTGAAAGCTGTTCACATTGTTAATAATTCGTATATTTTCAATGTcttatttaacattttcaagCCTTTTATTAGAGAAAAACTTAGAAAGAGA ATTCACTTCCATGGCAAAGATATGAATTCTCTAACAAAGCACATTGATGCTGCCGTTTTACCTGCAAAATATGGAGGATCTGCTACTTGGGAATTGCCTCCCGGTAAACTATTGGGAGAATTTTTCTTGTCTTATACCCCAGATTTTGAAA aGGCCGCCAGCTATGGATTCAAAGAGGGCTAtaaaatgaagaaataa